One genomic region from Entelurus aequoreus isolate RoL-2023_Sb linkage group LG14, RoL_Eaeq_v1.1, whole genome shotgun sequence encodes:
- the LOC133665270 gene encoding uncharacterized protein LOC133665270 isoform X2: MSTCQLDSSTGDNFLAPHHGEGCIHMPSPAPALNMQRVTQVLTTLGHHSDNYKDALKIMQQYGKGCDTSDLQSEAENEELPEKRNRKPVHRLGDSDDSEEDPGNSDLTSLGLASQLHRQTPPSRRVPARVIYSKNTPRRIPRAGIALSGTEPRNGPVSASICTQERIRHGGR; this comes from the exons atgagtacttgtcaactcgactcctcaactggagataactttctag cacctcaccatggggaaggatgtattcatatgccttcaccagcacctgcattaaacatgcagagagttacacaag ttcttaccaccttggggcaccattcag acaactacaaagacgcattaaaaataatgcaacaatatggaaagggctgcgacacctcagacctgcaatctgaggcagagaacgaggagctgccagaaaaaaggaacaggaagccagt ccatcgtctcggggactcagatgatagcgaagaagacccgggaaatagtgacctcacatctctggggttggcaagccaattgcacaggcaga ctccaccatctcgccgagtgccagcaagagtcatatacagcaaaaacactccgcggcggatcccccgcgcaggtatcgcgctttccggaacggaaccgcgaaacggaccagtatcggcgtccatttgcactcaggaacgtatccgccacggcggcaggtag
- the LOC133665270 gene encoding uncharacterized protein LOC133665270 isoform X1 has product MYSYAFTSTCIKHAESYTSSYHLGAPFRVPFHLIKFIMNRDIAVVPSGWYDDRMVFWPSYKNTDRIERAALNEEQHEPNWPRFDVSVVRTCDNYKDALKIMQQYGKGCDTSDLQSEAENEELPEKRNRKPVHRLGDSDDSEEDPGNSDLTSLGLASQLHRQTPPSRRVPARVIYSKNTPRRIPRAGIALSGTEPRNGPVSASICTQERIRHGGR; this is encoded by the exons atgtattcatatgccttcaccagcacctgcattaaacatgcagagagttacacaag ttcttaccaccttggggcaccattcag ggtgccttttcatctgattaaatttataatgaacagggacattgcggttgtcccaagtggatggtatgatgataggatggttttctggcccagctataaaaacaccgacagaattgaaagggcagctttaaatgaggagcagcatgagccaaactggccaagatttgacgtttctgttgtccgaacttgtg acaactacaaagacgcattaaaaataatgcaacaatatggaaagggctgcgacacctcagacctgcaatctgaggcagagaacgaggagctgccagaaaaaaggaacaggaagccagt ccatcgtctcggggactcagatgatagcgaagaagacccgggaaatagtgacctcacatctctggggttggcaagccaattgcacaggcaga ctccaccatctcgccgagtgccagcaagagtcatatacagcaaaaacactccgcggcggatcccccgcgcaggtatcgcgctttccggaacggaaccgcgaaacggaccagtatcggcgtccatttgcactcaggaacgtatccgccacggcggcaggtag